From the Astyanax mexicanus isolate ESR-SI-001 chromosome 12, AstMex3_surface, whole genome shotgun sequence genome, the window AGttagtttaactttttttttttttataaatatggtttaaaaaaacaaaacgacCTTACATATAATAAACaggatctatatatatatatatatatatatatatatatatatatatatatatatatatatatataactgttatttttattaaaaaatatttaaaatgttaacaaTGCAGTTTAAGAGCTAAACAGTTCATGCAAAAGTGCAATATGCTTGTTAATAATTTTtactttgtttatatatatatatatatatatatatatatatatatatatataaacatatatatatatatatatatatatatatatatatatatattaagtgatatatatatatatatatatcacttaacTCATTCCTATTACATTTCCATTTcctactgtaattttatagtataATAATTTGAAACAATTTACTATTATTACTTATTTCTGAATGAAACTGTTTACTTTCTTGTTCCTTTAATTCATGTCCTTGCTAGCATATGTTAAGCTTAGATATGCAACAAAACACGGACACTAGCAAGTAAAACAAGCCCCTATTTAATAAGATTAGATATTTCTTATTATGACACTGTTGtaaagttgtttaaaaaaatgtacccTCTCTTTTTATATGTTGTTGGTATTAAGTAATTTTATCTAATTCTGTCTTCATTACTTCATTAAGAAATGATGTTGCTTATTTCAATCCGTACTTTATTTAAAACATCTGCTaatgcaataaaaacattttactaaATATAACTGATAAAAACAGATTAAATTAATAAGAATTAATATGTCTTAAATAAGTTAAATACTATAATAATAGTATACTACAGTACAAGtctcaataatataaatatttgataGATCTCTAGTTTATGTGTAAAACTGTAATTGTAAAGCTTATAATTTAtgtgatgaacttttttttttttttttaatgcataacAGTGTGTCACACAGGGACAGAAAACACATATTCAACTCATCAGAGATTATTCAACAGCTTCATGTGGTCTGAGGCGAGTGTGATGACACAGTCCTGATGTTATCTAAAGTAGATAAGTTTCCATTACTTATTTTAggctacattagcttcatagctccaTTACCCACTACTGTAACCCAttctgtacagtacagtaaaaacgGTAACACATTCTGACTTTGttcaaaaaagtaaataaactgggATGCTCACCGATAAAGCGAATAGCCTCAGGGAAGAACACCCGTATATCTGCGGCCAGGCTGTCCTCCACCTTCAGTGTCATGTACTGCAGCTCCTGCTCGAACAGATTGGGACAGGATGAGGAGACGTTGAGGACAGCCGTGATGCCGCAGCGCTCCAGTGTGTCTCTCTGGGACGAGTGGTGAGCGCTGCCCAGGAAGAGAAAGGGCAGGATCTCCACAGGGTCTCCCTGCCaaagcaaaacacacactcacattgaGTTCACTTACACTAAAAGAATCTGAAATCAGTTTCTTACATTCTGGGACTTCGGATCCCAGTTGTGTTAGTTTCTGTATTCCTTATATTTGTGTTATATTGATAATTACCTGGTCATACAGAGGCATGCTCTTGGTGGAGTTGAGGGTTTCTGGGTCACTCAGTGTCGAGGGGCTCCCACACTTAAGTGGAGTGTTTAAACACAGCTCAGGATACAACGATACAAATTCTTCAAATCCACCTGaaacacatgtacacacagaGTATTCATCAGTAAATGAACTCACAGTGAGaccaaatcatattttacatGTATGGTGTACAAAAGTAATATGTAAACtacatttaaatgtacatttagcaaacaaagtattttaaatgttacattaaGGATCAGTGTATTATCTGGcagatatttttttctattcaaaAAAAGGAGTACTAcagagtgataaaaaaaaaatcatattcaataaccatatatttgcataaccATAACATTGTCAGTTTCACATGGAAACCTTGTATCTCAAAACATCTACAGTGCAGCTTGTTATTATGAagtggcagttcaggggaactgtggaagtccaAATGAGATCTGGTAGAACTATAGAAAatcttgaataaaataaatatttctaaaaatacatataatagaAATTTATATAGTTACTCCCAcaaaacattttttcttattttttttcttaataatagAAAAGTCATTTaggagaattcatcaaatttatcATTGTTTATAAAATtctgacacaatataaagaaaaaatccCAGATCCAAAGGGTGTCAAAAAGTGGAAAATGGCTTgataatgttttaacatttacaaatttgaatttattaacatttttaattaaattgctTTGTATTTTTATAGTTCACAGGGATGCACAGAAGTTTAAATATTTGGCTCAAACTAAATTAAAGGACAAATACTGTACaaagttttatttttgtcatttttgtcattTCTCATCAGTAAATGATTTAAATAGCCCAGGTGTATTTAGTGTATACACATAAAACGCTATTACAAAACTACAGTTTAATAAATAGTTATTGTAAGTAATAAATTAATGGTTATATTAGCACTAAAATGGAGACATCTGATTCTGTTCTCCATCATTCCAAACAAACATGTAACTTTCTCTAAAATGAACACTTTAACAGCAGAACATTTTCTGCAGTACGGTCGCTTTGGTATCATAATAATGAGTGAATTTTCTATAACTTGTAAATTGTATGAACTTCCCCTTTAACTCAATGTGCAGGGTTTAATGATTTGACCTATTTCATGTCTCTGTTAGTGTGAATGTGTTGGTTAGGTGGTGGTGTGTTGTTTACCTTGCAGGAAGCAGACCTCCGTGCCCTCCTCCCGCAGCTCCTCCTGCAGCGCGCGCAGCAGCAGCCCGGCCACGCTCTCTCTGCGCAGCTCGCGCACCGAGCGGCTCGCCTCGTCCAGCACCACCACGCGCGCGCACTCACCGGCGCGCAGCTGTCTCAGCAGCGCGCGGTCTGCCACCAGCCGCTCCAGGGGGCGCGCGCTCGCCAGGCCCATCCGCGCGCGCTCCCTGCGCATCAGCACTGAGTTCCAGTTGACGCTGTGAGAGAAGGCCAGGCGCGCGCCGCAGAAGGCCAGGAACGGCCTGCAGTCCAGCAGCAGCGGGAGCGCGCAGTGGGTGCGCACCATCTGCGCGAGCTCGCAGCTAGTGATTTCCACAGGCATTAGCCCTGTTGTcccagtgtacagtgtgtgtgaaaaagagtgtgtttatgtgtgtgtgaccCGGCGACCTCCACACTGTCTGTCAGCAGCTGCTCGACATCTTTATctgctgtttttattattcttcgcagaaagcaaaaaaaaggtttaaaaaaagttaaaaacaagCTTCAGTAAATTCTGTAAATGTCCATATGAGTGTCTGAAGCCCCCCTGCGTGCTGTAGAAGTGTGTGAGAGCTGTAGaactgagtgtgtgtggggtgtttAGTCTCTGCTCCTGTGTTTTCTCTGTTGTTGTGGTGCTGAAGCTCTTTTGAAGCGCCTGCTTCCAAAGCCCCGCCCATTTTCCACCGGTCACAGGCGGGAACTCCATATATGGGCACTCAGTCTCACACCGGTACTGCCATATATGGAATAGTGACGCGCACGCCCCTCCGGTTTCCCCCAGGCGCTCGACAGACCGGGGatacacacatcaacacacacaccaactctcTCCCTTTTAATCaccctgtctctgtctctcacttttttaGCCCTGCCatttctctctccccttctctctctccccttctctctctctctccttttgccTTCacacctctgtctttctctccatcttCTCTGTCATCTTCTctgccatctatctatctatctatctatctatctatctatctatctatctatctatctatctatctatctatctatctgtctgtctgtctgtcttcttcCTCTCTCAGTCTCTATCTATCACCCTTTTTTGCAATCCTACCCTCACTCCTCTTTTATTGTTTGCGTAGGCCATtattttccatccatccatccatcagtcttacacactgcttttggataactttatcccactTTATGCcattccaagcagttcagcttggtttgatggcttgtgatcatccatcttcctcttaattatattccagaggttttcaattcggtaaaatcaaagaaactcataattttttagtggtcgcttttttttccagagctgtatatctttttTGCCTCTCTCTTTGtccttttatttccctttttgcctaacttctgtttctttctctctgtgcaaTTTCCTTCTGGATTATTCTGTTAATAAGgtcacatgcacatgcacacgtacacacacgtacacgcgcgcacacacacacacacacacacacacacacacatatatatatatatatatatatatatatatatatatatatattatatacacacacacatcagaggaGCAGAGCAGAGGATTGCTTTTGAATCACTCTGTTTGATGATACTCTGTGACAATGCcactgtgtgtatatgtttgtgggtgagtgtgtgtatgtgtgagcaaTACACCTCCAGTATATTTTCCATGCAGGTGTAGCAACAGGTTGGCTGGTCATGGTAAGGATGCTGTGATGAAGAACACACAGACTAAACTAATGGTATATTacacaaaactcactttttgcatgcttttgtatttccaaaaaagaaaatcatttttttcgTTTTCTaagtcagttgaaagagtttgtgtcaggaatcatatgcttctatgagccatttgcttggctcccttattgtgacgtcacaataaggagaCCTGATTAGACCCACCAGAGAcccacccactagattagttgaagaaacaccattttagTCTGATGATTGAGAACctaagacagtacacagcaggattagtcagtagacttcgtctgaaggagggatctttGGCAAGTCAGGGTGGGTCCATGGCAAGTCAACAGATGAGAaagatgtaagtacttttaaaaaagagttttttgtgcttctatcgcaatTAAGCATGAACTAGTGACAGatcccttaaacagctcattcggAAAGGCACTGAAACTGTCAAAAATAGAGCTGGTATTATCTccttatgtgagagtgattttgttcaACTTCATGAACATGCGAtctatagcccatagacctattttaactagtgtaaaaagaggtataatatgtccccttttttGAATCAGTCTAATCTGATCTGCAAACACACTGATAAACACAGAACCA encodes:
- the dusp2 gene encoding dual specificity protein phosphatase 2 produces the protein MPVEITSCELAQMVRTHCALPLLLDCRPFLAFCGARLAFSHSVNWNSVLMRRERARMGLASARPLERLVADRALLRQLRAGECARVVVLDEASRSVRELRRESVAGLLLRALQEELREEGTEVCFLQGGFEEFVSLYPELCLNTPLKCGSPSTLSDPETLNSTKSMPLYDQGDPVEILPFLFLGSAHHSSQRDTLERCGITAVLNVSSSCPNLFEQELQYMTLKVEDSLAADIRVFFPEAIRFIDSVKESGGRVLVHCQAGISRSATICLAYLIHARRVRLDEAFDFVKRRRQVISPNLAFMGQLLQFETDVLCPYTVLDSKNSSSVF